The genomic DNA ACTGAAAATTAAACATATACGCTATAAATAGTGCCATTAGTGAGGGAGAAATGGGAAGAAAAGTAAAAGGTAAGtgaaaaactgaattgtaaaatTTATAGAAAAGCGCCCACGCACGCCGATAAGTGGGAATGGAAGATGGTTGCAGGCTAGAACGCAGCAGATAGGAGGTCACTGATGCCAACTGAGAGGCTGGAGATGATGAGGAATCTCTGTGGGATGAGGATTCATGCAGGCTGGTGCTAGTTGTTTGAAGGTCTGCAATTTCAACCGAGAAACAGCATCAGCAAGAACATTGTGCACACCTGGGATATGCTTCgctttaaaacaaatattccttTCCAAACACACAAGCACCAGCCTACGTACTAAGAACATCAAGTTCTTATCCCGGCATGACTGCTTATTGATAACATGAACCAAGGCCTCATTATCAGTAAAGAAAAGGATCCTTTGATTCTCCATGTCATGGCCCCATAAATGCAGACTTAAAACAATTGAGTAAAGCTCTAAAAATGCAATGTTTAAATGACACCAGCTATGTGGCCACTGGCCATAACACCAATGTCTACCAAAGACAGCACCATAACCCAAGGCACCAGAGGCGTCAGTATACAGTTCTAGCTGATTAGAATTTTTCCACTGATCAGCCAGGAAAAATGAGCGCCCATTAAAACCTGAGAGAAACGATTGCCAAACCACGAGATCTTCTTTAACATCTTTCGAAAGCCGAATCAAAAAATGAGGTTTCCGTACCTCAATAGTCAAATCAATTAACCTACGCAAGAAAGGCCGACCTGGGACAACAACCGTACAGGCAAAATTGAGCAAACCCGTCAACGACTGAATCTCCTGAAGAGTTACTTTACGTCTACGAAGAAAAGTTGAGAGAAGGTCCCGACATTTATCAAGCTTTTCTTGCGGTAAACAGGCCTCCATGAGAACTGTATCCAGCTTGATGCCCGCAAAAGCAAGTGTGGTCGATGGGCCAACCGTCTTCTCTGGTGCCATGGGTATACCCAAAAAACTACATAACATTAAAAAAGTATCCAACTGATGTTGGCATGATTCATTTGAAGGAGaaataatcaagaaatcatcTAGCAAATGCAAAATATAAGGAATATGCAATTTTTTCTGGGCAATCCATTCAAGAGCAGTTAAAAACATCTCGAAGGTCTTACAGGAACTTGAGCACCCCATAGGCATGCACCTGTCATAATAGTATTGGCCTTGCCAGTATATTCCCAAAAGATCGTAATCTTCAGGGCGAATAGGGACTAACCTAAAAGCATTCTTAATGTCAGTTTTGGCTAAAAAACAATTAGGACCCGCCAACTTAATCAAGCCGATGGCATTCTCCACGGTGGCATATGAAACAGTTGTGTAATCCGAAGAAATCCCATCATTCAAGGAGGAGCCTCTTGGATAAGAAAGATGGTGAATTAAACGAAACTCACCCTCAACTTTCTTGGGAACCAAGCCCAGGGGTGATATACGAAAGATAGGGAAAGGGGGGGATGAAAAAGGACCGGCAAGCCTATGGACGTCAAGTTCCTTAGAAAGCTTAGCACTGACAACTTTTGGATTCTGTATAGCCGAAAGCAGATTAGGGGCCTCCTGAGAACAACGAGGCCCATCAAAATGCAAAGGAAAACCAGATGTAAAACCAGATTCTAACAACTGCACAATTGAATGGTCGTAcccagaaaggaaaggaagcatACGCCTAATGTTTACGGGGGTTGGTAACTGCTGAGCTGGACTGGGGGGTGGTTGAATGGGTTGGAGGTTTGTTTGCACCTCGGTTTTGTGATTGAATCCCACCAGCTTTCGCAcgaaaattacaatttaaacCACGGTGGGAGCCATCACATTTAAAGCAATCATGCCTAAAGGAACAGCCCATACAGTCACCACCGCTATggtaaatgaaacaaaaacccCTCGGTACACGAAGATTGGGCATAAGCTTTCCAGTGCTTGCAGGAGTTTGGGCCCTCTTTACACTGACTGGGCTCTGGGAGCGGAGCCAAAGCTCCCAATGAATAGTATCCCACGGAAGGGAAGTAGAGGGGTCTGTCTTAAAAACCGGAGATTTTCATCATAAAAACGCCAGTTATGACCCCTGGCAGCAGGGTCTTGGATGGTGGAGCCATACTTCATAAGGCCCGGACCATCCCTTGGAAAGCGGCTCGTAAAAACACCCACAAACACATGGAAAGCTTGAACCCAACTATCAATTGATACAATTTTCTTAGGCTTAGTAATGGGCTCGAGAGCCAAAGAAGGTGAAGAGCCATCACCAGGATTAAGGGTGAGCTGATATTTTCCTTCGGCAAATTGGTTGGCCAAGAGCAAACCAAAGTCAATAAATTCATTATTCCAGATTTTTGCTTTGAGTTTCAATGGCACCCTGGCATCGACTGGCAAATTGACAGACGTGAATATGTCCTTAGGCTGAAATGCCCCTGTTGATGGACTCTCACCTGCCAATGAAGAGTGGACAGACTGTACCACTTGAGTAACCTGGTCCACAGCTAAGGGATTGCCAACAGGAGGAGAACTGGCCACAGGGACCTCGGTGGTCAGCTGTTGAACGGATGTTGTTCCGGCCAAGCTAGGAAGAGCGGCAGGGGCAGGAGATGGCACTTGGGGCTCTTGAACAGCAGGCAAAAGGGGGGCTGGCTGGAGCTGTCTGGTGACCTCAGCTGCTACCTTCTGAACCAACTGGTCGAACAGAGCAGGAGGAAAGACTGGTCCAGCTGCTGGAATAGCAGGCTCAGAGGCATGCGAAGATGGCCCAGAAAGAAGAACTGCTGACTGAGCGGCTGTTTCACTGTCACTGGCTGGTAAACTGGGAGCCGCGGTACGCCTCCTCTGAGGAGGTGAAGCCACAAGAGACTTTAAAGATTGGCTCGACAGTCGTTTTGGCCGAGTAGATCGTCGAGGAGgcatctgaaaaacaaaaccataagAAAAAGGCagaaaccaatcacaagaaaagaGGCTGCTGGAAAGTaaacaagcaaaacaaaaatggtGCTGAACATAATGTTACCGCAGCAGTGAGCCACCTGAATGGCCCAAACTCAGTGACAGGTAAACAATTAACATGCAATAAACGGGCAAGGGGAAACAGCCTTTGGGTATACCCGCAAGTCCCATAACAGCCCCCAGCTAATGAAACAGGAGGACCCGGCTCATTGCAAAGCCCAACTGGCCCAGATAAGACAACAatactgaaaaataaaattaaataacagCGGGCAAGGGCAAGCATGGCTAACATGAGTTGCCGCAGTAGCAATCCCCAAACTGcccaaaataaataaagttaaacAAAGATGGGCAAGGACAAGCATGGCTAACATAAGTTGCCGCAGTAGCAAGCCCCACACTGCCCCAATAATATAAAGTATACCAGCTAATAACGGGCAAGGACAAGCCTGGCTCGTCCCACAACTGCCCTGAGAAGCAAAATTCGTGAAAACAGGAgaagtgaataaataaatagaagcGGTATCAACGAGGCTAATCCAGAAAACATGTCAAGTGGTTAAGGtaacgcaattttaggcaatttcagcattgatcaaattgatcatagaattaactgaaataacaaaataacggctgaaaactatagaagaactcaaacaaaacgcAGGAAAGCTAAAGGGACAGGGATGGACAAAATTgaggaggattgaaatggattgcattagGTCAAATTTGTATCAGttaatatcaaaatgtcatcattctcagttgttatgtggccgtgattttgcaaatgaaagacttgctctgccaattttacgcctagagctcataactaacaaaattaaagtaTAAACAAAGCTACCCAAAAAggcatgacctagccccttcaAGAAGACAGCATGCGAAGAGCCTTTAAAATGGCGCCTCGGTAGCTGCGATACAAACAATATTGACCAAACGAGTTCACATGAACCCTGTCAGGCAAATAAGGGTGAACCGAAGGGTTGTCAAAACCCCTATGACGCCAACAAAAGACATTAGGAATGGGTTCCAAAACGCCAGCAAGATATTGATTAAGGATTAATGCAGCACTGTTGAAAAAAGGCGCTCTAGCACGAGGTAACACCTCGCACACACCGATGACCCGAACCGAAAAAGTGTCAAGGAGTAAGCGTACTAACTCTTCAATTTCGGAACCGGTAACTTCAGGGCGAAGGCGAGTGAGATCATTCACAcctatttccaaaatgacaaCTTGGGGGGACAAAGAGGAAACAATTCCGAAATCGAGGGGTAATCTCGCTACAGTAAGGCCGCCAACGCCGTGTAAATGAACATGGGCGTCGGAGAGACCAAACGTTTCATTAGCCTGTGAGTCGAAATGCGAACGAAGGTCGTCCCGAAGCCTTCGAATAAATGAGTGACCTAATACCAAAACCGAAGGGACAGAAGAAGCCATGGAAATAAACCAACGACCAGAACAATCGGAGAAGAAAGGGTGATACCGAGATCCGAAAACAACACAGCAATGAACTGCAACAAACGATCCGCACAGCAACAGAAATTACCAGGAATTAATAAACAAAATGCTTGAGGCAAAAAGTGAAATACTACCGCAAAAATAGGGGAACAATGTGACGATGAGATAGCGGTAAAAATAAAAACGTATAAAACTTACCTCGCAGCAAGTCAAAAGAAGCTTCTAACTCCAAGCAATAGAGACGAATGGCGAGCACATGGCTTACGAGTTCATGTGACTTGTCAAAAACcttagagggggggggggggtctgaACATAATGGCCATCTACGCCTGACCCAGACCCAGTCCCCCTGGATTATCAAATAAACCCTGGTCAAAGAGAGAAGACATAAAAATTCTATTTgcaagcaaatattttgtttcctttcgAAATCTAGTGCTTCTTGGCAAATTCATTAAAACCATATAAATCACTCCAACAGAAAAGTCATTGCGATGTTTAAACGGTTTGAACCAGTCAACATTCATCATAAGGCCAAATGATCGAGGAAGATTTAGGAAAGGTTTATTACCTTTCCAATTACCAAATTGTTTCCATACTCTCCCATCATACACATCAGCAAACATGTCATTGTTCACTGCTCTTGTCCTCCACTTCTCACACTCCTCTTCCAGACCAGGACGTTTCAGTAATGTTTCCAGAGACTCAATGATGCTCTTATAACAATAAGTTTTTATAGCATAAAACTTGATGCTGCCATCTTTCAGTTGAGTGTTCTTTGCAAGCTGGGCACCCCAAGCCCTTGGTCGCCTTGATTTTGGAAAAGGAACATTGTCACAAGTCTTTGCAATACTCTGATGGCCATTGTGAATGACAGTGTCATCCAGATGATACAGTTTTGTGCAATTTGGGCACACAACATATTGCTGAAACATATCTCGGTCAATGTTAAGGAACTTTCTTGCAGAGTACAGCGTTGTGGGAAGATTTGAGGCAAGAACTAAACATAAATCTGTGTGATCTTTAAGCACGTCTCCAATGCAGAGcaataacttctgaaaaaaCTTCAAGATTTCTTCGATTGCATTATCACTCACATAGTTTTTGTACTGCCAAACCAGCACAAAGTACACTAGCCAAGTGAGAATGACTTGGATATGCTGCTGTCTGGTGATGGATGGAACGGGCTGTGGTAGTTCTACATCTTCTCTCCCTATGATGCCTTCAATGTCACTAGCTATAGAGTCTGAATCAATGTAATCTGTTCCATCCTCCTCCTCAACAGCATCAGACTGACTATCATCAGACTCCACTGGCCCcacacactgaaaaaaaattaaatgtcagTATTCGTATTGGCTCATCTTTTTCCAttacaatttttatttggaaaaacaaagcaGTAGCAACATTAGTATGCTGTAACCCTTCCACCTCAAATCCCATGATAAAAGGGATAATTCTGCAAGTTAGGTCAACCACCGTATTGTCCAGATGTTTTTGTAATAAGATTTCTGGCCCATTTTTTCACACAACCttgaatttgaaggaaaaagCTCTCTCTCTTGTGACAGGCTTGTCCGTGTGACGGTGGCACGACAACAacacctctgaaacatacattggactcacagaaaccgacttcaaaacaagacacagaaaccacatcgcatcaCTTCATctgggacccgagtggcgtattttccgtatgtcacctttgtgagtgtcgtatcgctcaatgacgtcacgattcccgccttttttataaagcccagccatatttgtaaaacttgactagtttgaaacacaataacatcggaaatattcaatatttagtctccatataataagaacattacacgttggctcgaagatatgaattttatgttctcgtggcaagaacaatatctcactcgttcgcttcactcactcgtgagatattgttcttgccactcgaacataaaattcatatcttcttgccaccgtgtaatatcctctatatattacACTGTAAATAATCCGAGAGTCTTTGGCTATTTTATACTCGttgatttaaagtggtactatggaGTTCGGCCGTTTCGATACAAGTTGATTCGATACAAATTGAAGTCGTTTTGAGACATCATCAAAGTTGATTTGATACTCGTAGAAAGTCAATTCGATTCAACTCAATATTTATCTTTGGCTAGATTGCAGAGTAtacggcccaccaaatgtcctacttaaaaagAATGCAAGTCAGTTCGATTGAAAGTTGTTTCGATTGAAGGTCATTTCGATCGACAAAAGTCAATTCGATCGAAGACTGTTAACTATTGCTTAAGTGTATTGAACTTACTATTTATCAAATCAGCTTTTAAGTTGCTTTAACAGAAAACAGACGCGACCATTCTTTATGTTCCAAGCGCATTTGCTTTTGTATTTTGGCGTGCGGAACTGTGTGGAAAAGATTTGCAACGATGAGAAGCTATGATGATATGTTCCACGGATTCTTTTCCAAACGCAAGTGTTTTCAGCAGCGTTTAATCTCTTTTCgctcacgagatcgtgtgaagaagaaaggattagtttactgattaagcctaagcgtctcgtttcagtgattaggtctaagcactctccTAAAAtcgtagctttcattttgcggttcggtcaactacacttttcatgagatcgtgtgaagaagaaagaactgttttattgattaagcctaagggctcgcttcagtgattactggcctaagcattctcgtaaaattttagctttcattttgcggttcagtcaactacacttttcacgagatcgtgtgaagaataaagcactcgtttactgattaagcctaagaactctcgtaaaattttactACACTAGGCACTGAGGCCCTGCGGTAGCAATAGTTGAACTAACGTGGAacaatattcatattctcggtattggagtggaactagcttgcaagctagttccagtccaataccaagaatacgaatatggtctttTTATTATTGAATGACTACCGCACTGCGGTAGCAATAGTTTAACTAACGTGGAATTTATTATTCAACGACTACCGCACTGCGGCACTGCGGTAGCAAGAAACTTTTCAACCGTTAATTAGTGGTCTAACCGGCGCAAAAACTCCAATCCCGGTAAGCTAATGAAGATGCTTCCAAGCGACCACAGTTATGTAAACACTTTCAACGATGTCCAAATCTTCGAAatgattttccgcaaactggccacgcgaaagttggggcaagagacttcTCTTGTACCAACTTTCGCGTGgcaaatcgtttcgaagctcttctgttGAGTGAGAATGCTCGACCATACAGGTCAAAAGTCAATTCCATTCAACTCAATATTTATGTTCTCAACCGTTAATTAATTTGTGATGTGTTGTCGTACAAATAGAGGAAATTATGATTGCACCATTTCGAATACGTAGAATGGTCTAAACCCCAAGTTGAGCGAAATCAATATGTAACATCACTTACCCCTCAGAAAACATGTGCGTGAACTTAATAGAACTGCCTATTATGAGCATGATTACCGACACCGACATTTTTATATACCTCAAAACAACATGTCCTGAGGCCATAACAATTACCGTATATGAAGTACCTACCTGCCCATTTTTGCTAACCACTGACCACCTTTTGAAAGTTCGATTTATATAATTTTGTACGGTACGGTCGATTTATATGTATGCAGTTTGATTGGTATTTGTGGAAGTTCGATTTATTTGTACGGTTGGATTGATATTTGTGGAAATTCGATTTATATGTGTGCGGttcgatttatttttgtacGGTTCGATTAATATTTGTGGAAGTTCTATTTATATGTATGCAGTTCGATTCTACGTGTATTGAATCAACTTTGATGATGTCTCAAAACGACTTCAATTTGTATCGAATTAACTTGTATCGAAACGACCGTAAAccggtactatgatcaaattttcaccccttgattttttgagtgtatcacatagaattccaggaaagaaCAAATTTCTGCTATATATtgtacatcattgttattccatccacaaactgatgatggcacaggagttgccgaaacatgtcttttttcaaatataaaaGTCTTGTTTGCTTCATTAAGAATGTCTGTATGCTTTTAAATTGATAAAATTCTACCCATAACCGTTGATGCAATATTTTGGTTCAATTTGccagaaaataataattattttatcccATGTATAGAATGCAGTTAGGAAAGTGTACAAGGAGCTTATTGTACGGGATCAAACCCAAGAGGATGTAGAGAACTATGTTGCATTTAAATTTAATTCCAGGTAACACTTACATGTTTGCAATATTACTAAACATGTATGGCAGGTTCttgtttattttgaaaagtaatcagaGAAATAATTTGGGCTTTTTTCATGTTATTgcccttgttgttgttgttgttgttgttgttgttgttattattattattattattattccttgagTAAAAGAGATCATCTGGGTGATTTGAGTCCTGAGAAGGCCTGTTGTTAGCAATTCACGTTTCATACCCGTACCTGTACCTGTTGTCGACATTTGCCAAATGTAGTTCTCCCAGCAATTATTAGAAATACTTTCAATATATAACTCATTTAAATGGCTAATTCCAGTCATTCAAATTTGAAAGTGCAAGTCTGGTGTTCCATAGAGCTGGCGCAAAACTGACTTGAAAAACAGTCTCCGCTTCCACCAACATCATAAGGCATTAAACTTATGTGTGCTAATCTCTCAGTTAGACTGGCCCAGGGAGAGTTATCACTTACATTGTCAGGGACCATACCtccttttaaaattgaaaagtaaCAACAATTGGTATGAAGAAAAATACAGTGAATGTAGTTTGATTTGGTTTCAGAATTCCCAAATGAGCAATCAATGTTCTCGGTGCTCTTTGAAACTACAACATTAACGCTAGCCTCGCTTAAATTACCTCTATTGAAAACAGTACATCTCAAGGTATTATTCATCAAAGCATGAACAGGAGTGTATACACCACCCATAGTATTTATTCTGTCATGGCTTGTAAATCCACTAATTTCTCTCGGTACAGCAGGCCTCATTT from Montipora foliosa isolate CH-2021 chromosome 7, ASM3666993v2, whole genome shotgun sequence includes the following:
- the LOC138010447 gene encoding uncharacterized protein yields the protein MAPEKTVGPSTTLAFAGIKLDTVLMEACLPQEKLDKCRDLLSTFLRRRKVTLQEIQSLTGLLNFACTVVVPGRPFLRRLIDLTIEVRKPHFLIRLSKDVKEDLVVWQSFLSGFNGRSFFLADQWKNSNQLELYTDASGALGYGAVFGRHWCYGQWPHSWCHLNIAFLELYSIVLSLHLWGHDMENQRILFFTDNEALVHVINKQSCRDKNLMFLVRRLVLVCLERNICFKAKHIPGVHNVLADAVSRLKLQTFKQLAPACMNPHPTEIPHHLQPLSWHQ